A window of Equus caballus isolate H_3958 breed thoroughbred chromosome 10, TB-T2T, whole genome shotgun sequence contains these coding sequences:
- the NKG7 gene encoding protein NKG7: MPPMEPCRSLALLSGSLGLLSVLVALSTDFWFVAMGTTSSHSGLWPKEHQDPVAGYIHVTQAFSILASLGGLVSVSFLVLSCIPSLSVPGRGPLVSSVTAFAAALFVMVAMMVYTIERWNQPLNPQIQTFFSWSFYLGWVSALFWVCAGALSLGAHCSAPLPGYEAV; this comes from the exons ATGCCCCCCATGGAACCCTGTCGGTCCCTGGCCCTCCTCTCTGGCTCCCTGGGCCTTCTATCTGTCCTGGTTGCTCTGAGCACGGATTTCTGGTTCGTGGCCATGGGGACCACATCATCTCACTCGGGCCTTTGGCCAAAAGAGCATCAGGACCCAGTAGCAG GCTACATCCACGTGACTCAGGCCTTCAGCATTCTGGCTTCCCTGGGGGGTTTGGTGTCCGTGAGCTTCCTGGTCCTGTCCTGCATCCCCTCACTGTCTGTCCCGGGCCGTGGGCCCCTGGTCTCGTCTGTCACAGCCTTTGCTGCAG cCCTCTTCGTGATGGTGGCCATGATGGTCTATACCATTGAGCGGTGGAACCAGCCTCTAAATCCCCAGATCCAGACGTTCTTCTCCTGGTCCTTCTACCTGGGCTGGGTTTCAGCCCTCTTCTGGGTCTGTGCAG GTGCCCTGAGCCTGGGTGCTCACTGCAGCGCCCCCCTTCCTGGCTACGAAGCCGTGTGA
- the CLDND2 gene encoding claudin domain-containing protein 2 isoform X2: MGVKRSLQSGGTLLGLLGNVLTILSTATNYWNHSTGGHSGLWQECNGSLCSNIPCQTMLAVTGACMVLAAGCGIVGLVMGLRILCQEGNSRGQTTSAIFFLCGYTVKNAWKNDIIFSWSYFLGWLALPFSVLAGFCFLLADMIVQGTDAISGFPVCL, from the exons ATGGGGGTGAAGCGGAGTCTTCAGAGCGGGGGCACCTTGCTGGGCCTCTTGGGCAACGTCTTGACGATTCTCTCCACTGCCACCAACTACTGGAACCACTCCACTGGGGGCCACAGCGGCCTGTGGCAGGAGTGTAACGGCAGCCTCTGCTCCAACATCCCCTGCCAGA CCATGCTGGCAGTGACTGGGGCGTGCATGGTGCTGGCCGCCGGCTGCGGCATCGTGGGGTTGGTGATGGGGCTGCGGATTCTGTGCCAGGAGGGCAACTCGCGGGGCCAGACCACGAGCGCCATCTTCTTCCTCTGCG GCTACACGGTGAAGAACGCGTGGAAAAACGACATCATCTTCTCCTGGTCCTATTTTTTGGGGTGGCTGGCCTTACCCTTCTCTGTTCTTGCGG GCTTCTGCTTTCTGCTGGCGGATATGATCGTGCAGGGCACGGATGCCATCAGTGGATTCCCCGTGTGCTTGTGA
- the CLDND2 gene encoding claudin domain-containing protein 2 isoform X1: MGVKRSLQSGGTLLGLLGNVLTILSTATNYWNHSTGGHSGLWQECNGSLCSNIPCQTMLAVTGACMVLAAGCGIVGLVMGLRILCQEGNSRGQTTSAIFFLCGLLLLIALTGYTVKNAWKNDIIFSWSYFLGWLALPFSVLAGFCFLLADMIVQGTDAISGFPVCL; encoded by the exons ATGGGGGTGAAGCGGAGTCTTCAGAGCGGGGGCACCTTGCTGGGCCTCTTGGGCAACGTCTTGACGATTCTCTCCACTGCCACCAACTACTGGAACCACTCCACTGGGGGCCACAGCGGCCTGTGGCAGGAGTGTAACGGCAGCCTCTGCTCCAACATCCCCTGCCAGA CCATGCTGGCAGTGACTGGGGCGTGCATGGTGCTGGCCGCCGGCTGCGGCATCGTGGGGTTGGTGATGGGGCTGCGGATTCTGTGCCAGGAGGGCAACTCGCGGGGCCAGACCACGAGCGCCATCTTCTTCCTCTGCG GCCTGCTGCTGCTGATCGCCTTGACAGGCTACACGGTGAAGAACGCGTGGAAAAACGACATCATCTTCTCCTGGTCCTATTTTTTGGGGTGGCTGGCCTTACCCTTCTCTGTTCTTGCGG GCTTCTGCTTTCTGCTGGCGGATATGATCGTGCAGGGCACGGATGCCATCAGTGGATTCCCCGTGTGCTTGTGA
- the ETFB gene encoding electron transfer flavoprotein subunit beta → MAGLRALVAVKRVIDFAVKIRVKPDRTGVVTDGVKHSMNPFCEIAVEEAVRLKEKKLVKEIIAVSCGPAQCQETIRTALAMGADRGIHVEVPAAEADRLGPLQVARVLAKLAEKEKVDLVLLGKQAIDDDCNQTGQMTAGFLDWPQGTFASQVTLEGDKVKVEREIDGGLETLRLKLPAVVTADLRLNEPRYATLPNIMKAKKKKIEVIKPGDLGVDLTSKLSVVSVEDPPERTAGVKVETTEDLVAKLKEVGRI, encoded by the exons ATGGCGGGGCTGCGCGCGCTCGTGGCTGTCAAGAGGGTGATCGACTTCGCCGTGAAG ATCCGGGTGAAGCCGGACAGGACCGGTGTGGTCACGGATGGCGTGAAGCACTCGATGAACCCCTTCTGCGAGATCGCGGTGGAGGAGGCCGTGCGGCTCAAGGAGAAGAAGCTGGTGAAGGAGATCATTGCTGTCAGCTGTGGGCCCGCCCAGTGCCAG GAGACCATCCGCACCGCTCTGGCCATGGGCGCAGACCGAGGCATCCACGTGGAGGTGCCAGCTGCAGAGGCGGATCGCCTGGGTCCCCTACAGGTGGCCCGGGTCCTGGCTAAGctggcagagaaggagaaggtggACCTGGTGCTGCTGGGGAAGCAG GCCATCGATGATGACTGTAACCAGACCGGGCAGATGACAGCCGGATTTCTGGACTGGCCTCAG GGCACATTCGCCTCCCAGGTGACGCTGGAAGGGGACAAAGTGAAAGTGGAGCGAGAGATTGACGGGGGCCTGGAGACCCTGCGCCTGAAGCTGCCTGCCGTGGTGACCGCCGACCTGCGGCTCAACGAGCCCCGCTACGCCACGTTGCCCAACATCATG AAAGCCAAGAAGAAGAAGATCGAGGTGATCAAGCCCGGGGACCTGGGCGTGGACCTGACCTCCAAGCTCTCAGTGGTTAGCGTGGAGGACCCGCCTGAGCGCACAGCTGGCGTCAAGGTGGAGACCACAGAGGACCTGGTGGCCAAGCTGAAGGAGGTTGGGCGAATTTGA